From Triticum urartu cultivar G1812 chromosome 2, Tu2.1, whole genome shotgun sequence, a single genomic window includes:
- the LOC125534111 gene encoding peroxidase 64, with protein MAPQLHPDRCRTWPRAPLGSVLLALAIVSLGGGDALSLDHYRQSCPRAEAAVAAAVRQAVAKDRTVPAGLLRLHFHDCFVRGCDASVLIDSTAGNTAEKDGPPNASLHAFFVVDNAKQAVEAMCPGVVSCADILALAARDAVALSGGPSWLPLLGRGDGRVSLASDTTSLLPGPGASFDQLRQAFHALGMSVKDLVVLSGGHTLGFAHCSSFQGRIHGFRPGADVDPALNPSFAAALRRACPANNTARGAGSGMDSTSATFDNAYYRMLQSGRGLLSSDEVLLTHPKTRRFVALYAARQDAFFRAFVSSMLRMSALNQPGEVRANCRRHN; from the coding sequence ATGGCGCCGCAGCTGCATCCTGATCGCTGCCGCACCTGGCCACGGGCGCCGCTCGGCTCAGTGCTTCTAGCGCTAGCTATAGTGAGCCTGGGCGGCGGTGATGCCCTGAGCCTGGACCACTACCGGCAGAGCTGCCCGAGGGCGGAGGCGGCCGTGGCGGCGGCGGTCCGGCAGGCCGTGGCCAAGGACCGCACCGTGCCGGCCGGCCTGCTCCGCCTGCATTTCCACGACTGCTTCGTCCGGGGCTGCGACGCCTCCGTCCTCATCGACTCCACGGCCGGCAACACCGCGGAGAAGGACGGCCCGCCCAACGCCTCGCTGCACGCCTTCTTCGTCGTCGACAACGCCAAGCAGGCCGTGGAAGCCATGTGCCCGGGCGTCGTCTCCTGCGCCGACATCCTCGCGCTCGCCGCCAGGGACGCCGTCGCGCTCTCCGGCGGCCCGTCCTGGTTGCCGCTGCTGGGGCGCGGGGACGGGCGGGTGTCGCTGGCCAGCGACACCACCTCTTTGCTGCCGGGGCCCGGGGCCAGCTTCGACCAGCTCAGGCAGGCGTTCCACGCGCTGGGGATGTCGGTCAAGGACCTGGTGGTGCTCTCCGGCGGCCACACGCTGGGGTTCGCGCACTGCTCCTCCTTCCAGGGCCGCATCCACGGCTTCCGGCCCGGCGCCGACGTGGACCCGGCGCTGAACCCGTCCTTCGCGGCCGCGCTGCGCAGGGCGTGCCCGGCCAACAACACGGCCCGGGGCGCCGGGTCGGGGATGGACTCCACGTCCGCCACCTTCGACAACGCCTACTACCGGATGCTGCAGAGCGGCCGCGGGCTGCTGTCCTCCGACGAGGTGCTGCTGACGCACCCCAAGACGCGGCGGTTCGTGGCGCTGTACGCGGCGCGGCAGGACGCCTTCTTCAGGGCGTTCGTGAGCTCCATGCTGAGGATGAGCGCGCTCAACCAGCCCGGCGAGGTCCGAGCAAACTGCCGGCGACACAACTGA